A genomic window from Candidatus Andeanibacterium colombiense includes:
- a CDS encoding peptide MFS transporter, giving the protein MRIASFSDHPPGLFILFATEAWERFAYYGIRALLILFMTSPLAAGGLEFDTATAGAIYGVFTASVYLMSLPGGWLADKLLGQQRAVLWGGLLIGGGGLLLAVPGGLPVFRAGLLVISLGVGLLKPNVSVMVGDLYPPEASARRDAGFSIFYFGIYLGAFAAPLVVGTLGESFGYRLGFAATGVAMLGGTLFYARIRGRLGAVGRDCELQAPEERRRGWIATGSLGAAMLLTILAVGLLRLDMEAVAACLGAIIGALSLGFFGLVLRDRKLDEAARRRVIAIFVLCACVALFISGLEQAGSTMNLFARDFTDRSFMGGFFAAGQHPASWYQSVSPLYVLLLSPVFAAGWMRLSRRGLEPSAPVKFGLSLILLGASFALMALAVTLAVQHGMKAAPGWLILVYLLQTLGELCIGPIGLSAITGLAPRSHAGRMMGMWFLATAAGSLIAGLVGGWMGSAQMAAMPARFLGMAGIGVVAGIAMILLSGAIVRLAASRSAQGARP; this is encoded by the coding sequence ATGCGCATCGCCAGCTTTTCGGACCATCCGCCCGGCTTGTTCATCCTGTTCGCCACCGAGGCTTGGGAGCGGTTCGCCTATTACGGAATCCGCGCTCTGCTGATCCTGTTCATGACCTCTCCGCTGGCGGCCGGCGGGCTGGAGTTCGACACCGCGACGGCAGGTGCGATCTACGGCGTGTTCACCGCATCGGTATATCTGATGTCGCTGCCGGGCGGCTGGCTGGCGGACAAATTGCTTGGTCAGCAGCGCGCGGTGCTATGGGGCGGTCTGTTGATCGGCGGCGGCGGGCTGCTGCTGGCGGTGCCGGGCGGCCTGCCTGTGTTCCGCGCGGGACTGTTGGTGATCTCGCTGGGCGTCGGCCTGCTCAAGCCCAATGTCAGCGTGATGGTCGGGGATCTCTATCCGCCCGAAGCGAGTGCGCGGCGCGATGCGGGCTTCTCGATATTCTATTTCGGCATCTACCTCGGCGCCTTCGCTGCTCCGCTCGTAGTCGGGACGCTGGGCGAGAGCTTCGGCTATCGCCTCGGCTTCGCGGCGACCGGCGTCGCGATGCTGGGCGGAACGCTGTTCTACGCGCGGATACGCGGACGGTTGGGCGCGGTCGGGCGGGACTGCGAGTTGCAGGCGCCGGAGGAACGCCGGCGCGGCTGGATCGCGACCGGATCGCTCGGCGCCGCGATGCTGCTGACGATTCTGGCGGTGGGACTGCTTCGGCTCGACATGGAGGCCGTAGCGGCCTGCCTCGGCGCAATCATCGGCGCGCTTTCGCTGGGCTTCTTCGGGCTGGTGCTGCGCGATCGCAAGCTCGACGAAGCGGCGCGGCGGCGAGTGATCGCGATCTTCGTCCTCTGCGCCTGCGTGGCGCTGTTTATCTCGGGCCTGGAGCAGGCCGGATCGACGATGAACCTGTTCGCGCGCGACTTTACCGACCGCAGCTTCATGGGCGGGTTCTTCGCCGCGGGGCAGCACCCCGCCAGCTGGTATCAGTCGGTCTCGCCGCTTTACGTGCTGCTCCTCTCGCCGGTGTTCGCGGCGGGCTGGATGCGCCTGTCCCGCCGCGGCCTCGAACCCTCGGCTCCGGTGAAGTTCGGCCTGTCGCTGATCCTGCTCGGCGCGAGCTTCGCGCTGATGGCGCTGGCCGTAACGCTGGCCGTGCAGCACGGGATGAAAGCCGCGCCCGGCTGGCTGATCCTGGTCTATCTCCTGCAGACGCTCGGCGAACTCTGCATCGGGCCGATCGGCCTTTCGGCAATCACCGGGCTGGCCCCGCGCTCTCACGCAGGCAGGATGATGGGCATGTGGTTCCTCGCGACCGCGGCCGGCAGCCTGATCGCCGGGCTGGTCGGCGGCTGGATGGGTAGCGCACAGATGGCGGCGATGCCGGCGCGTTTCCTCGGCATGGCCGGCATCGGCGTCGTGGCAGGCATCGCGATGATCCTCCTTTCCGGTGCGATCGTCAGGCTTGCGGCATCCCGCTCCGCGCAAGGCGCCCGGCCATGA
- a CDS encoding Lrp/AsnC family transcriptional regulator: MTDRIDKAILRNLEQDGRMSFNALSEKINLSKTPSWTRVQALEREGVITGYRAMLSPERLGLELQAFVQARVASERCRDFEAAVMRNGSVLACYAMTGEADYLLQVLVENVAALDDLVRNRISIMPGVKGVLTLVVLKKIKDHGLISDCL, from the coding sequence ATGACTGACCGTATCGACAAGGCGATTCTACGCAATCTCGAGCAGGATGGCAGAATGTCATTCAATGCACTTTCCGAGAAGATCAATCTTTCCAAGACTCCGAGCTGGACCAGGGTGCAGGCGCTCGAGCGTGAAGGCGTGATCACCGGCTACCGGGCGATGCTGTCGCCCGAACGGCTGGGGCTAGAGCTTCAGGCGTTCGTGCAGGCGCGGGTGGCGTCGGAACGCTGCCGCGACTTCGAAGCGGCGGTCATGCGCAATGGCTCGGTGCTGGCCTGTTACGCAATGACCGGCGAGGCCGATTATCTACTGCAGGTCCTGGTCGAAAACGTCGCCGCGCTTGACGATCTGGTCCGCAACCGGATCTCGATCATGCCCGGGGTCAAGGGCGTGCTGACGCTGGTGGTGCTTAAGAAGATCAAGGACCACGGCCTGATTTCCGACTGTCTCTGA
- a CDS encoding TonB-dependent receptor, with protein MKIGFRKAWLLSGVMGLAAFGTGAARAQETGPAAGAEPGTIIVTAQKREQAVQDVPIALTALSGDDLQKAGVQSLDEITKQIPSLQMQDNGIVARFSMRGINLNSISDASESPILVAFDGVAYGSSSNFSATMYDIDRVEVLRGPQGTLYGRNATGGLVNIISKRPTDTFEGYFSGQYGNFGRAVFEGAVSGPITDGVRFRASAKSDTDNGIQTNILNGDKWWENDQFAGRLQLEFDLPNRGNLLLKAHYENLDGIGQGYGLFGNRDPDSGPGYAAVCPVEDTLAGLCVDNKGTKGTGDPTKIISGNTPPAIHRSSWGVSSELNYPLTEVLDLVSITAYDELEKYKREDADGSADAGNTIGSGNDYWQFSQELRLQGKGDKFNWVAGLFYFNSDAHVTSDFGFFPAPQGDLGYSDVKTESFAAFVDGTYGLTDRLNLSLGARYTHEEKEHVGLNLAPLVLAFITPKVEVPFDFKSKDDVITWRAVLDYHPVQDVMVYASVATGFKAPGFQTQYLFSTDPYAAAPSQREEVTTYELGLKSSALDRKLTFNAAAYYSDYRGLQQVLTVPSPIGVNTPVLTNVDKAILYGLEADLTYTPSPYFDVIAGGSYVHSKIEDPGTAYDGHVVSAAPKFTYSVTARAHLPLGEDGDATFQASYRWQDQTYFNLNQDPLLGFHSYGLLDLRLSVTPPNRTNFRIEAFVNNTLNQKYWVHAFSSGAIGGGTVPIWGMPRNYGLKATVQF; from the coding sequence ATGAAGATCGGATTTCGCAAGGCCTGGCTTCTCTCGGGCGTAATGGGATTGGCCGCGTTCGGTACGGGTGCGGCGCGGGCGCAGGAGACCGGCCCGGCGGCCGGGGCCGAACCCGGCACCATCATCGTCACCGCCCAGAAGCGCGAACAGGCGGTTCAGGACGTGCCGATCGCGCTCACCGCGCTGAGCGGCGACGATCTGCAGAAGGCCGGGGTCCAGTCGCTGGACGAGATCACCAAGCAGATCCCGTCGCTGCAGATGCAGGACAACGGCATCGTTGCCCGCTTCTCGATGCGCGGCATCAATCTCAATTCGATCTCCGACGCGTCGGAATCGCCGATCCTGGTGGCGTTCGACGGGGTGGCTTACGGCTCCTCGTCCAACTTCTCCGCGACCATGTACGACATCGACCGGGTCGAGGTGCTGCGCGGCCCTCAGGGGACGCTTTATGGTCGCAACGCCACAGGCGGCCTCGTCAATATCATCAGCAAGCGGCCGACCGACACCTTCGAAGGCTATTTCAGCGGTCAGTACGGCAATTTCGGTCGGGCGGTGTTCGAAGGCGCGGTAAGCGGCCCGATCACCGACGGCGTGCGTTTCAGGGCATCGGCCAAGTCTGACACCGACAACGGGATCCAGACCAACATCCTGAATGGCGACAAATGGTGGGAAAACGACCAGTTCGCCGGCCGGCTCCAGCTGGAATTCGACCTGCCCAATCGCGGCAACCTGCTGCTCAAGGCGCATTACGAGAATCTCGACGGGATCGGCCAGGGCTATGGCCTGTTCGGTAATCGCGATCCGGACAGTGGCCCCGGTTATGCGGCGGTCTGCCCGGTCGAGGATACGCTTGCGGGCCTATGCGTGGACAACAAGGGCACCAAGGGCACCGGCGACCCGACCAAGATCATCAGCGGCAACACTCCGCCGGCGATCCATCGCAGCAGCTGGGGCGTGTCGAGCGAGCTGAACTATCCGCTTACCGAGGTGCTCGATCTGGTTTCGATCACCGCCTATGACGAGCTGGAAAAGTACAAGCGCGAAGATGCCGACGGATCGGCGGATGCCGGCAACACGATCGGCTCGGGCAACGATTACTGGCAGTTCAGCCAGGAGCTGCGGCTGCAGGGCAAGGGCGATAAATTCAACTGGGTCGCCGGCCTGTTCTATTTCAACTCCGACGCGCATGTGACTTCGGATTTCGGCTTCTTCCCGGCACCGCAGGGCGATCTCGGCTACTCCGACGTGAAGACCGAATCCTTCGCGGCCTTCGTGGACGGGACTTACGGGCTGACCGACCGGCTGAACCTGTCGCTCGGCGCCCGCTACACGCATGAAGAGAAGGAGCACGTCGGGCTCAATCTCGCCCCGCTGGTGCTCGCATTCATCACGCCCAAGGTCGAAGTGCCGTTCGACTTCAAGTCGAAGGACGACGTGATCACCTGGCGCGCGGTGCTCGACTATCACCCGGTCCAGGACGTGATGGTCTATGCCAGCGTCGCGACGGGCTTCAAGGCGCCGGGCTTCCAGACGCAGTATCTCTTCAGCACCGATCCCTACGCTGCGGCTCCGTCGCAGCGTGAGGAAGTCACCACTTACGAACTCGGGCTCAAGAGCAGCGCCCTCGACCGCAAGCTGACCTTCAACGCCGCCGCCTATTACAGCGATTACCGCGGGTTGCAGCAGGTACTTACCGTGCCGTCGCCGATCGGGGTCAACACCCCGGTCCTGACGAATGTCGACAAGGCCATACTCTATGGCCTGGAAGCCGATCTCACCTATACGCCCAGCCCGTATTTCGACGTGATCGCCGGTGGCAGCTACGTTCACAGCAAGATCGAGGATCCGGGCACGGCCTATGATGGGCATGTCGTATCGGCGGCGCCGAAGTTCACCTATTCGGTCACCGCGCGCGCGCACCTGCCGCTGGGCGAAGATGGCGATGCGACGTTCCAGGCGAGCTATCGCTGGCAGGACCAGACCTATTTCAACCTGAACCAGGATCCGCTGCTCGGCTTCCACTCATACGGGCTGCTCGATCTCCGGCTCAGCGTCACGCCGCCGAACCGGACCAATTTCCGGATCGAGGCCTTCGTCAACAACACGCTGAATCAGAAATACTGGGTCCACGCATTCTCGTCGGGCGCGATCGGCGGCGGGACGGTGCCGATCTGGGGCATGCCCCGCAACTATGGCCTGAAGGCCACCGTTCAGTTCTGA
- a CDS encoding M20 family metallo-hydrolase has product MLSVDQDRLWRAHQEMGKIGALPHGGCCRLALDDDDRRGRELFIRWCREAGCSIRIDRAGNIFARRPGTEDGLPAVATGSHLDTQPHAGLFDGIYGVLSGLEIFRTLNDAGIRTRAPLETIVWTNEECVRFAPPTGGSMVFCGLLPIDQFHAERTTDGTTVLADLERHGFLGNTFDHADHPLESFFEVHIEQGPILEREAKTIGVVIGIQGARMYRVELVGQDNHAGTTPMDMRRDAFDGAARLGVRLNEMARAMDPALCFTIGHFNLSPNAASTVPGEAAFEIDLRHPDESVLDRYEAQMRAALAEIAGQASLSFSIEDICSIPTVRFAGDLVDLVEATAGQLGYSHMRLLSGAGHDSANLAAIAPTAMIFVPCVEGISHNEAEMASPEDLAAGANVLLHSMLARAGVADERTIP; this is encoded by the coding sequence GTGCTTTCGGTCGACCAGGATCGATTGTGGCGCGCCCATCAGGAGATGGGCAAGATCGGCGCGCTGCCACATGGCGGCTGCTGCAGGCTGGCGCTCGACGACGATGATCGGCGCGGGCGCGAGTTGTTCATCCGGTGGTGCCGCGAAGCAGGCTGCTCGATCCGCATCGACCGCGCGGGCAATATCTTCGCCCGCCGTCCGGGAACCGAGGACGGTCTCCCGGCGGTCGCCACCGGCAGCCATCTGGACACCCAGCCCCATGCCGGGCTGTTCGACGGGATCTACGGGGTGCTTTCGGGGCTTGAAATCTTCCGGACGCTGAACGATGCAGGCATTCGCACCCGCGCGCCGCTCGAAACCATCGTCTGGACCAACGAGGAATGTGTGCGGTTCGCGCCGCCGACCGGCGGTTCGATGGTGTTTTGCGGATTGCTTCCGATCGACCAGTTCCACGCGGAGCGGACCACGGACGGGACGACCGTGCTGGCCGACCTCGAACGGCATGGGTTCCTCGGAAACACCTTCGATCACGCCGATCACCCGCTGGAGAGCTTCTTCGAGGTCCATATCGAACAGGGGCCGATCCTCGAGCGCGAGGCGAAGACGATCGGCGTCGTGATCGGCATCCAGGGCGCGCGAATGTACCGCGTCGAGCTAGTCGGGCAGGACAATCACGCGGGGACCACCCCGATGGACATGCGGCGGGATGCGTTCGACGGCGCGGCGCGGCTGGGGGTGCGGCTGAACGAGATGGCGCGCGCGATGGATCCGGCGCTGTGCTTCACGATCGGCCATTTCAACCTGAGCCCCAATGCCGCCAGCACCGTGCCGGGCGAAGCGGCGTTCGAGATCGACCTGCGCCATCCGGACGAAAGCGTTCTCGATCGTTACGAAGCGCAGATGCGCGCGGCTCTGGCGGAGATCGCTGGGCAGGCATCGCTGAGTTTCTCGATCGAGGATATCTGCTCCATCCCCACGGTGAGGTTCGCCGGGGACCTCGTCGATCTGGTCGAGGCCACGGCCGGGCAGCTCGGTTATTCGCATATGCGGCTTCTCAGCGGGGCGGGCCATGATTCCGCCAATCTCGCCGCGATCGCGCCGACCGCGATGATCTTCGTGCCCTGCGTCGAGGGCATCAGCCACAATGAAGCGGAAATGGCGTCTCCGGAAGATCTTGCGGCCGGGGCGAATGTCTTATTGCATAGTATGCTCGCCCGGGCCGGCGTGGCCGACGAGCGAACAATCCCGTGA
- a CDS encoding MBL fold metallo-hydrolase: MTDHSLPALLRLALGPVAALTLLAGQPAFAGTAAPLAEKAAADAPVIKLTLLGTGAPRPSDRRSGPATLVEAGPFRFLIDAGSGTREQMFRAGGWELITGIDKIFLTHLHYDHMVDVPDISATGWMYGRREPLTVYGPRGTEEMIGDFNAAFKWDRDMRELVGIPMEGSRMAAHDVGPGVVFDQDGLKITAFPVQHMPIDVATGEEMKFADGSNFYGMTLGYRIDYKGHSVLFSGDTRSTEKSAILTYGQGIDVLIHEVQVPSKGNAQEAKLANMSLSVHSTPEQAGKIFAGTKPGLAVYNHIIPPDTDGKELAEETRPFYKGPLVTGEDFMTISIGKEITIGEQPHGGTHVFEQSRVVHDDDQ, encoded by the coding sequence ATGACCGATCATTCCCTCCCCGCGCTGCTGCGCCTCGCGCTCGGGCCGGTCGCGGCGCTGACGCTGCTGGCCGGTCAGCCGGCCTTCGCGGGGACTGCGGCGCCGTTGGCGGAGAAGGCTGCGGCCGATGCCCCGGTGATCAAGCTCACGCTGCTCGGCACCGGGGCGCCGCGCCCGTCGGATCGCCGCTCGGGCCCGGCGACACTGGTCGAGGCCGGACCGTTCAGGTTCCTGATCGACGCCGGTTCGGGCACCCGCGAACAGATGTTCCGCGCCGGCGGCTGGGAACTGATCACCGGGATCGACAAGATATTCCTGACCCATCTGCATTACGATCACATGGTCGACGTGCCGGACATTTCCGCGACCGGCTGGATGTATGGCCGCCGCGAGCCGCTGACGGTCTATGGCCCGCGCGGAACCGAGGAAATGATCGGCGATTTCAACGCCGCCTTCAAATGGGACCGCGACATGCGCGAACTGGTGGGCATCCCGATGGAGGGTTCGCGGATGGCCGCACACGATGTGGGGCCGGGCGTGGTGTTCGACCAGGACGGCCTGAAGATCACCGCCTTCCCGGTTCAGCACATGCCGATCGACGTCGCGACCGGCGAGGAAATGAAATTCGCGGACGGCTCCAATTTCTACGGCATGACGCTCGGCTATCGCATCGATTACAAGGGGCACTCGGTGCTGTTCTCGGGCGACACGCGATCGACCGAGAAGAGCGCGATCCTGACCTACGGGCAGGGCATCGACGTCCTGATCCACGAGGTCCAGGTCCCGTCGAAGGGCAATGCGCAGGAAGCCAAGCTCGCCAATATGAGCCTGTCGGTCCATTCGACGCCGGAGCAGGCCGGGAAGATCTTCGCCGGAACCAAGCCCGGTCTGGCCGTCTATAACCATATCATTCCGCCCGATACCGACGGCAAGGAACTGGCTGAGGAAACCCGCCCCTTCTACAAGGGGCCGCTGGTCACCGGCGAGGACTTCATGACGATCTCGATCGGGAAGGAAATCACCATCGGCGAACAGCCCCACGGCGGAACCCATGTGTTCGAGCAATCCAGGGTGGTGCACGACGACGACCAATAA
- a CDS encoding LysR family transcriptional regulator, translating to MRFKGLDLNLLAALSVLLEERSVSGAAARLHLSQPAISGALARLRGYFGDPLLVMQGKRMIPTAHAQALQPQLQAVLAQIDKLIAGAAQFDPPTAKRTFRISLSDYLITVLASGLVPRLRSEAPNILLDLAPPFRRQPHRARPRDDRSPAYTRRTLRSRPSDRAAV from the coding sequence ATGCGCTTCAAAGGCCTCGATCTCAATCTGCTGGCTGCCCTTTCGGTTTTGCTGGAAGAGCGCAGCGTGTCCGGTGCCGCCGCCCGCCTGCACCTCTCACAGCCTGCGATCAGCGGCGCCCTGGCCCGCCTTCGAGGGTATTTCGGTGACCCGCTGCTGGTCATGCAGGGCAAGCGCATGATCCCCACCGCCCATGCCCAGGCGCTGCAGCCGCAGCTTCAGGCCGTGCTTGCCCAGATCGACAAACTGATCGCCGGCGCCGCGCAGTTCGATCCGCCGACGGCGAAGCGAACCTTCCGCATCTCGCTGTCCGACTATTTGATCACGGTGCTCGCCTCCGGCCTCGTTCCGAGATTGCGAAGCGAAGCGCCCAACATCCTGCTCGATCTCGCCCCCCCCTTCCGAAGACAGCCGCATCGCGCTCGACCGCGGGACGATCGATCTCCTGCTTACACCCGAAGAACATTGCGTTCCCGGCCATCCGACCGAGCTGCTGTTTGA
- a CDS encoding FAD-dependent oxidoreductase: MKGLNILVMGGGIGGLTAAIALRERGFGVTVIEKDPDWSVYGVGIIQQGNVIRAMADLGLVDDYVAAGAGFDKVAVHAPDGTLVAQVPSPRLVPAYPANVGVGRRALHKVLGDRTIGSGADVRLGVTAEGLEADDNGVDVRFSDGSGAHFDLVIGADGLNSQIRASLFPEAGEARFTGQSVWRYNLPSPRGMDALHVYNGPIGAGLVPIGPDLMYIYLTTPEPGNPRYPREGLAAEMRAKVPAALGDLAAQITDDDAVVYRPLETVMVEGPWHKGRVVLLGDAVHASTPHLGQGAGMAIEDALVLADELDSREDLESALAAYRARRFERCRYIVESSLAICMGQLGKGPPVDNAAATAEMFQFVAQPI, encoded by the coding sequence ATGAAAGGTCTCAATATTCTGGTGATGGGCGGCGGGATCGGAGGGTTAACCGCTGCCATAGCGTTGCGCGAGCGAGGCTTCGGCGTGACCGTGATCGAGAAAGATCCCGACTGGTCGGTTTATGGCGTGGGTATCATCCAGCAGGGAAATGTCATCCGGGCGATGGCCGACCTCGGTCTGGTCGACGATTACGTTGCTGCCGGCGCGGGGTTCGACAAGGTCGCGGTCCATGCGCCCGATGGCACGCTGGTGGCCCAGGTTCCTTCACCCCGGCTCGTCCCGGCATACCCCGCCAATGTGGGTGTCGGACGGCGAGCATTGCACAAGGTATTGGGGGACCGGACGATCGGTTCGGGCGCCGATGTCCGCCTCGGCGTGACGGCCGAAGGCCTGGAAGCTGACGACAACGGTGTCGATGTCCGCTTCTCGGATGGAAGCGGGGCGCATTTCGATCTCGTCATCGGGGCGGACGGCCTCAATTCGCAGATTCGCGCCAGCCTGTTTCCGGAAGCCGGCGAAGCCCGGTTCACCGGCCAATCGGTGTGGCGCTACAATTTGCCAAGTCCGCGCGGGATGGACGCGCTGCATGTCTATAACGGTCCCATCGGCGCGGGCCTGGTGCCGATAGGTCCCGATCTCATGTATATATATTTGACCACGCCCGAGCCGGGGAACCCGCGCTATCCCCGTGAAGGTCTGGCGGCTGAGATGCGCGCGAAAGTGCCTGCCGCGCTCGGCGACCTCGCGGCACAGATCACGGATGATGACGCGGTGGTCTATCGGCCGCTCGAAACGGTGATGGTCGAGGGGCCATGGCACAAAGGGCGCGTGGTCCTGCTTGGCGACGCGGTCCACGCCTCGACCCCGCATCTTGGGCAAGGCGCCGGGATGGCGATCGAGGATGCGCTGGTTCTCGCCGACGAGTTGGATAGCCGGGAAGATCTGGAAAGCGCACTTGCCGCCTATCGCGCGCGGCGCTTCGAACGCTGCCGCTACATCGTCGAGAGTTCGCTGGCGATCTGCATGGGCCAGCTCGGCAAGGGCCCGCCGGTCGATAACGCCGCCGCGACCGCCGAAATGTTCCAGTTCGTCGCGCAGCCGATCTGA
- a CDS encoding VOC family protein, whose protein sequence is MSRVSEIRYIGYGVKDFAAENAFYGEVWGLDRVAAEEGVAWFKTAGSEEHHAVRLRQSDADHLDVIALAAGDRAAVDALYEKVVSAGCKIVHEPRALEGPGGGYGFRFFSPDGLPFEISSDVEKGAIRAVERWEGIPVRISHIVLHSPDHPTAVRFFTDVLGFRVSDWLGDFMCFLRCNSAHHRIAILPGPPCLNHVAYDMTDVDGMMRGVGRIGKLGTEIRWGPGRHTAGDNTFSYFVTPNGFAVEYTAELEEVDFENHADKVHAPAPHVMDQWGMGVGGPQAMPHPAPDPRLFQPADI, encoded by the coding sequence GTGAGCCGCGTCTCTGAAATTCGTTATATCGGCTACGGAGTGAAAGACTTCGCCGCTGAGAACGCGTTCTACGGCGAGGTCTGGGGCCTCGACCGGGTCGCCGCGGAAGAGGGTGTTGCCTGGTTCAAGACGGCGGGAAGCGAAGAGCACCACGCTGTTCGCCTGCGGCAGTCGGACGCCGACCACCTCGATGTGATTGCGCTCGCCGCGGGCGACCGCGCCGCTGTCGATGCGCTGTATGAGAAAGTCGTCAGCGCCGGTTGCAAGATCGTCCATGAGCCGCGCGCGCTCGAGGGCCCGGGGGGCGGATACGGGTTTCGCTTTTTCTCGCCCGACGGGCTGCCGTTCGAGATTTCGAGCGACGTCGAAAAGGGCGCGATCCGCGCGGTCGAACGTTGGGAGGGCATTCCGGTGCGGATCAGCCACATCGTGCTGCATTCGCCCGATCATCCAACGGCGGTGCGCTTCTTCACCGACGTGCTGGGCTTCAGGGTGTCAGACTGGCTGGGCGATTTCATGTGCTTCCTGCGGTGCAATTCGGCCCATCACCGGATCGCCATCCTGCCGGGGCCGCCCTGCCTGAACCATGTCGCTTATGACATGACGGATGTCGACGGGATGATGCGCGGCGTGGGCCGGATCGGCAAGCTTGGAACCGAAATCCGCTGGGGGCCGGGGCGGCACACCGCGGGCGACAATACCTTCAGCTATTTCGTGACGCCGAACGGCTTCGCGGTGGAATACACCGCGGAGCTGGAAGAGGTCGATTTCGAGAACCACGCGGACAAGGTCCACGCACCCGCGCCGCATGTGATGGACCAGTGGGGGATGGGTGTCGGCGGGCCTCAAGCGATGCCGCATCCCGCCCCCGATCCGCGCCTGTTCCAGCCGGCGGATATCTGA
- a CDS encoding alpha/beta hydrolase, with protein sequence MALFEYFPNYIWNLSVAMALESGAKIGEIVDMCQPIRDAATNGADAGTPQFMAQWVAMADRLIELADEDEARGRGFSASDKLERAALYLLVAERMQAQGSPGRMETYQLALASFERSAVLGKLNRTRIEVPLADGTMPALYTRAPGAGPHPVVVYCNGLDSCKELLFWSRLPEALARRGISCLSVDQPGTGETLRLQGLPVDPHSETWAAKAVDWLERQPEVDPARIGMAGISLGGHFAPRAVAFEPRFASGAVWGANHNWAEVQQKRLKREGENPVPHYWAHVMWAFGAGDMDDFLAKAADMHLDGAMERISVPFLVTHGAKDRQISVEYARQSYDGLANSPRRELKIFTEREGGVEHVGADNMSYARDYIADWFADTLEGHTA encoded by the coding sequence ATGGCGCTGTTCGAATACTTTCCGAACTACATCTGGAACCTTTCGGTCGCGATGGCGCTCGAAAGCGGGGCGAAGATCGGCGAGATCGTCGATATGTGCCAGCCGATCCGCGATGCGGCGACGAACGGCGCCGACGCCGGGACGCCCCAATTCATGGCGCAATGGGTCGCAATGGCCGACAGGCTGATCGAACTCGCGGATGAGGACGAAGCGCGCGGTCGAGGCTTTTCCGCGTCGGACAAATTGGAGCGGGCAGCCCTCTATTTGCTGGTCGCCGAGCGAATGCAGGCGCAGGGCTCGCCAGGCCGGATGGAAACCTACCAACTGGCGCTGGCCAGCTTCGAGCGCTCTGCCGTGCTGGGGAAGCTGAACCGCACGCGGATCGAGGTGCCGCTGGCGGACGGAACCATGCCGGCGCTCTACACGCGCGCGCCCGGGGCGGGACCGCACCCGGTGGTCGTCTATTGCAACGGGCTCGACAGCTGCAAGGAACTGCTTTTCTGGTCGCGCCTGCCCGAGGCTCTCGCGCGGCGCGGAATATCCTGCCTCTCGGTGGACCAACCCGGCACTGGGGAGACGCTACGCTTGCAGGGTCTTCCTGTCGATCCGCATAGCGAAACCTGGGCTGCGAAGGCAGTCGATTGGCTGGAACGCCAGCCGGAGGTCGATCCGGCGCGCATCGGCATGGCCGGCATCTCGCTCGGCGGCCACTTCGCTCCGCGCGCCGTCGCGTTCGAGCCTCGCTTTGCCAGCGGGGCGGTGTGGGGTGCGAACCACAATTGGGCCGAGGTGCAGCAGAAGCGACTCAAGCGCGAGGGTGAGAATCCGGTGCCGCATTACTGGGCGCATGTGATGTGGGCTTTCGGAGCGGGCGACATGGACGATTTCCTGGCCAAGGCCGCGGACATGCATCTCGACGGCGCGATGGAGCGGATCTCGGTGCCGTTCCTCGTTACACATGGGGCGAAGGACCGGCAGATTTCGGTTGAATACGCTCGGCAATCCTATGATGGCCTTGCGAACTCCCCCCGCCGCGAGCTCAAGATCTTCACCGAGCGCGAAGGCGGGGTCGAACATGTCGGGGCCGACAACATGAGCTACGCACGCGATTATATTGCCGACTGGTTCGCCGATACGCTGGAAGGGCACACAGCATGA
- a CDS encoding cupin domain-containing protein, producing the protein MKEAPVRRIVTGHDAQGNAIFLEDGSVPRVRRVGGERGPLFFEVWNTQESPARIDRRSGEPAEDGISLAPPKGGTRIRVLDVPPEDASFAEITPEEAQAHFAEVAATEASSHSGAGSRHAFMHKTETVDYGIVLEGELTLILDIGETVVRAGDIVIQRGTNHGWANRSGKNCRIAFILIDGQYEDGL; encoded by the coding sequence ATGAAGGAAGCCCCCGTGCGCCGGATCGTGACCGGCCATGACGCACAAGGCAACGCCATCTTCCTGGAGGACGGGTCCGTGCCCCGTGTCCGGCGGGTGGGCGGAGAGCGGGGCCCGCTGTTCTTCGAAGTGTGGAACACGCAGGAGAGCCCGGCACGGATCGACCGCCGCTCGGGCGAGCCCGCGGAGGATGGAATTTCGCTCGCTCCCCCGAAGGGCGGCACGCGCATACGCGTACTCGATGTCCCGCCGGAGGATGCGAGCTTCGCCGAGATCACGCCGGAAGAAGCCCAAGCGCACTTTGCGGAAGTGGCGGCAACCGAAGCATCGTCCCACTCCGGCGCCGGATCGCGCCACGCCTTCATGCATAAGACCGAAACCGTCGATTACGGAATCGTGCTGGAGGGGGAACTGACCCTGATCCTCGATATCGGCGAAACCGTGGTTCGCGCCGGCGATATCGTGATCCAGCGGGGGACCAATCACGGCTGGGCCAACCGCTCGGGAAAGAACTGCCGGATCGCTTTCATCCTGATCGACGGTCAATACGAGGACGGGCTTTGA